The following coding sequences lie in one Desulfovibrio aminophilus genomic window:
- a CDS encoding YjbQ family protein, producing the protein MNEGADPDVERDVLARPRVLAPREGDYRHAEGNSDAHVKTSLLGPSLLVLVQDGELLLGTW; encoded by the coding sequence ATGAACGAGGGCGCGGACCCGGACGTGGAGCGCGACGTGCTCGCCCGGCCGCGGGTCCTGGCCCCGCGCGAGGGCGACTACCGCCACGCCGAGGGCAACAGCGACGCCCACGTGAAGACGAGCCTCCTGGGGCCCTCGCTGCTCGTCCTGGTCCAGGACGGCGAACTCCTGCTCGGCACGTGG